One Phoenix dactylifera cultivar Barhee BC4 chromosome 8, palm_55x_up_171113_PBpolish2nd_filt_p, whole genome shotgun sequence genomic window carries:
- the LOC103713736 gene encoding uncharacterized protein LOC103713736 isoform X3 gives MPEDRRVAVDGGGPAGDEDITDLLPLPLVRSQLIPPAPNRRASAIDWLPDFGGASWIAYGAASLIVISHFPSPLSPHETLVGPFFQQVIDPPVSAAGDGPAAVNAVAWCPSRPSEGEIAAALGSSIWMYSPVLDNESGSFCWKQTVDISETFTIEAIEWTGSGDGLIAAGIEVVSWIRRSTSWEMAWKLRAKVPQSLVSATWSAEGPVATAAYSLVHSSGISAEVFSFSREEHKCVSVYHRDGSSGITEVQLHHPQSVSMIQWRPTTGTQLEKDASLASRDVLLTCCLDGTVRLWSEIDNGRARKFNKEAHDLKTRRQSYHVIAVIEINQFLRGTLGVDIFIKWAIEFGGVICKGEGDSIYLSSVGSDHDQIGKCEWLISVGPRSSVTYWAIHCLDDISPPRSPRVTLWKKQNIVDLKGCNFSDSDFSNSKDQPILVKVVDSRSLLCGPPEMCSLLQLLPNSSVRWSQLYNPLPNDTEDKSLCKFSKERSLSCFSGGVLNQDGHTGNIIQVALHPYSCEIELAVSLDSDGFLLFWSLSAFSNCTLSMQTVAHPVWKLLGKVTLRDLSTDIGYSCLTWAPSILHDERFLLLGSADGIDCFIVKISEKGDNVLCQKMFTIPFSGCNHGGPPDCIYSTPLASKCGLSFLSNSFLLFCVWTTKFQALSWKVALHSESPSGSNGRCGCDAKGIASSEEGRYVSSFEGQVYHAAIYPGSSDLPAPQNCDQITSVAVVSLDNSILPIQQSAASYGGLCSETVSYHMATGCSDGTLKLWKMSYAESPIHSEPERLLWKLVGMFTAHQGPVSAISLSIHDSKIATVSMNGHNSTARLHIWESICLIGSGGFLLEDAIILKGPVIAINWLSIGNGQLLLGVCLPNEFHVYSQKTSSDQNMVKSEGLKEMHVWYCLALFHSYPVSKNFLWGSKVTPVLVHEKHISVLSQWLFRAETKQSKNASNKENGLKDRTFCSEMSQEQYYSDTKRGLLSMIDIADRLHAYLVVYHPRALIEYLYSGNWRHAQVVLKHLVESIKSNETSTTILGSNNWTFCHNILEILLSKYSEDTISKELCNKRLQWGRDVSSEVSSLQFQGNMSWSMAGDSMANAPKKISTATSWKSEFIYSLENSHDISFIKDMERIQILAVVDLLGEIGDSSHASAYESLDEPGRRFWVSVRFQQLFFLRKYGRLAAAEEFVVDSGLVAWAFQSDCQDDLLNSVLSAEPSWIEMRNLGVGLWYMNASQLRTRMEKLARLQYLKKKDPKDCALLYLALNRLQVLAGLFKISKYEKDKLLVGFLSRNFQEEKNKAAALKNAYVLMGRHQLELAIAFFLLGGDPSSAVTVCAKNLGDEQLALVICRLIEGYGGSLERQLISNILLPNAIEKGDYWLSSLFEWTLGNYSDSVKVLFDLHNESLIDKSVTLCDRPAFSDPNIGQYCVVLAAKNSFRNSAGDVLAMILSKFGRLLAAKALDRCGLPLEALECLSSSLIIEGKDRGSLIDIASHKIFHGILNPFSSGACNWLLGDVALELESNVKLNMALQYISKVLRDHPRWPLSNLVSSREMIIYKKHDTYQDETQTGELKHYLNRLLFTFEQKFSSNSVDLANMILIFACNKELLFLGYLMLQVNISQEDENDHHGPRSPFLNPALPRLLLKASREISYFVARYVVFCCFSDSVLKLVYNRDFTSEKDMYGLVHTRDCVLQSIIYQLRIFRLILKQYDREYSTEGVALNSRSVLDLVEYCIFFSSTWFRRHLKGLILMIHPILNAFVNGQSSLGGMAGELMKALHQTSELMFHDASGDSMGFIPDAICQQKQLEQSNSLMPSISEDEKWHLVGACLWMHLSNFMKNHFSKFPVTERPKDENSIMDLISLFPLTVAKLLAASLSYVSSSLVKQLASFLRWKALKGLPVTTIVWLDECSQSQPGFLHHYLNQEVATSQLPIEDSKSFFNMLREISLNPQDICAEFIKERVPCFPCTSRKLFSSWKDMHADIFAEYENAASTNNRLEDSCTGSIPNDGAKSIRSGRVLDTDGFVETRWKCSSSPRDATYFCNPKEVAKRSGELIEAICFNSINEQQVALASNRKSLF, from the exons ATGCCGGAGGATCGCCGTGTCGCGGTGGACGGCGGAGGCCCCGCCGGAGACGAAGATATCACcgatctcctccctctccccctcgtCCGATCCCAGCTGATTCCCCCTGCTCCCAACCGCCGCGCGTCGGCGATCGACTGGCTGCCGGACTTCGGCGGTGCCTCGTGGATCGCGTACGGCGCCGCCTCTCTTATCGTCATCTCCCACTTCCCGTCCCCTCTCTCCCCCCATGAAACCCTAGTCGGTCCTTTCTTCCAGCAGGTCATCGACCCGCCGGTCTCCGCTGCCGGAGACGGCCCCGCAGCCGTGAACGCCGTCGCCTGGTGCCCTTCCCGCCCGTCCGAAGGAGAGATCGCGGCGGCCTTGGGGAGTAGCATCTGGATGTACTCGCCGGTCCTCGACAACGAATCCG GTTCTTTCTGTTGGAAGCAGACTGTGGACATTTCAGAGACCTTTACAATAGAGGCCATCGAATGGACAGGTTCTGGTGATGGGTTGATTGCAGCTGGTATTGAGGTGGTTTCATGGATAAGAAGGAGCACCTCTTGGGAAATGGCATGGAAGTTGAGAGCAAAGGTGCCTCAATCTCTTGTTTCTGCAACCTGGTCTGCTGAAGGACCTGTAGCAACAGCTGCTTATTCATTGGTTCATTCCAGTGGAATAAGTGCAGAAGTATTCTCTTTTTCAAGAGAGGAACATAAGTGTGTTTCAGTCTATCACAGGGATGGGAGTTCTGGAATAACAGAAGTTCAGCTCCATCATCCTCAATCTGTTTCAATGATTCAGTGGAGGCCAACCACTGGGACACAATTAGAAAAGGATGCTTCACTTGCATCAAGGGATGTGCTGTTGACATGCTGCTTAGATGGAACTGTAAGACTGTGGAGCGAGATTGACAATGGGAGGGCTAGAAAATTCAATAAGGAAGCACATGATCTGAAGACAAGAAGACAATCTTACCATGTTATTGCAGTAATTGAAATAAACCAGTTTTTGAGGGGAACTCTTGGAGTAGACATTTTCATAAAATGGGCAATTGAATTTGGTGGTGTAATTTGTAAAGGTGAAGGAGATAGTATATATTTATCATCGGTTGGTTCTGATCATGATCAGATTGGCAAATGTGAGTGGTTGATAAGTGTAGGCCCTAGATCCTCTGTTACTTACTGGGCAATCCATTGCCTTGATGACATTTCCCCCCCACGTTCTCCACGGGTGACTTTGTGGAAAAAACAAAACATAGTGGATTTAAAAGGGTGCAATTTTTCTGATTCTGACTTCTCAAATTCTAAAGACCAGCCTATCCTTGTTAAAGTTGTTGATTCAAGGAGCTTGCTTTGTGGCCCACCTGAGATGTGCTCTTTGCTTCAGTTGTTGCCCAATAGTTCAGTCCGTTGGTCACAGTTATATAATCCCCTGCCAAATGATACAGAGGATAAATCTTTATGTAAATTCAGTAAGGAAAGAAGTCTTTCATGTTTTTCAGGTGGAGTTCTAAATCAAGATGGACACACAGGGAACATCATACAAGTTGCACTGCATCCATATAGTTGTGAAATTGAACTTGCTGTTTCATTGGATTCTGAtggttttcttcttttctggTCCCTTTCTGCCTTCTCCAATTGCACCTTGAGTATGCAAACAGTTGCACATCCTGTATGGAAACTTTTGGGGAAAGTTACCTTACGAGATCTATCCACTGATATTGGATATTCATGTCTGACCTGGGCACCATCAATTTTGCATGATGAGCGGTTCCTTCTCCTGGGAAGTGCAGATGGAATTGATTGTTTTATTGTTAAAATTTCTGAAAAAGGGGACAATGTGTTATGTCAGAAGATGTTCACGATTCCCTTTTCTGGCTGTAACCATGGAGGACCACCAGATTGCATTTATTCAACACCTTTAGCTTCCAAATGTGGGCTATCTTTTCTTTCTAATAGTTTCTTGTTATTTTGTGTATGGACGACGAAGTTTCAAGCTTTATCATGGAAAGTTGCACTGCACTCTGAATCTCCATCTGGAAGCAACGGGCGATGCGGCTGTGATGCCAAAGGCATTGCCAGTTCAGAAGAAGGGAGATATGTAAGTTCTTTTGAAGGTCAAGTGTACCATGCTGCCATTTACCCAGGCTCATCAGACTTACCAGCTCCTCAAAATTGTGATCAGATTACCAGTGTTGCTGTAGTTTCCTTGGATAATTCTATACTACCTATCCAACAATCTGCAGCTTCTTATGGTGGTTTATGTAGCGAGACTGTTAGTTACCACATGGCTACAGGCTGCTCTGATGGCACTTTGAAACTTTGGAAAATGTCTTATGCAGAATCTCCTATTCATTCCGAGCCGGAAAGGCTCCTTTGGAAGCTAGTTGGAATGTTCACAGCACATCAGGGCCCGGTTAGTGCAATTTCTTTATCTATTCATGATAGTAAAATTGCGACTGTCAGCATGAATGGTCATAATAGCACTGCAAGGCTTCATATCTGGGAATCCATATGCCTGATAGGTAGTGGGGGTTTTCTGTTAGAAGATGCAATAATATTAAAAGGGCCTGTTATTGCTATAAATTGGTTATCTATTGGTAATGGCCAGTTGTTGCTCGGAGTCTGCCTACCAAATGAGTTCCATGTATATTCTCAGAAAACATCTTCTGATCAGAATATGGTAAAATCGGAGGGATTGAAGGAGATGCATGTTTGGTATTGTCTTGCACTATTTCATTCTTACCCTGTTTCTAAAAATTTCCTCTGGGGATCAAAGGTGACTCCTGTGCTTGTTCACGAGAAACATATTTCTGTCTTAAGTCAGTGGCTATTCAGAGCAGAAA CAAAGCAATCAAAAAATGCGAGTAATAAGGAAAATGGCCTCAAGGACCGCACTTTCTGTTCAGAGATGTCCCAGGAACAATATTATtctgataccaaaaggggtttgCTCAGCATGATAGATATAGCAGATAGGCTACATGCATATTTAGTGGTTTATCACCCCAGGGCACTCATTGAATATCTGTATTCAG GTAATTGGAGACATGCACAAGTTGTTCTGAAGCATCTGGTTGAATCTATCAAGTCTAATGAAACTTCCACTACTATTCTGGGGAGCAATAATTGGACATTTTGCCATAACATTCTAGAGATTCTTTTATCTAAATATTCTGAGGACACTATCTCTAAAGAGTTATGCAATAAAAGGTTACAATGGGGTCGAGATGTTAGTTCTGAAGTATCTAGTTTGCAGTTCCAAGGAAACATGAGCTGGTCTATGGCAGGTGATTCAATGGCTAATGCTCCTAAAAAAATTTCTACTGCCACCTCTTGGAAATCCGAGTTCATTTATTCTCTCGAGAACTCTCATGACATTTCTTTCATTAAAGACATGGAAAGAATCCAAATCCTTGCAGTTGTTGATCTTCTGGGTGAAATTGGTGATTCAAGCCATGCTTCTGCCTATGAAAGTCTTGACGAACCTGGGCGAAG GTTCTGGGTTTCTGTCCGATTTCAACAACTATTTTTTCTTCGAAAATATGGGAGATTGGCTGCTGCAGAAGAGTTTGTTGTCGACTCTGGGTTGGTTGCATGGGCCTTCCAGTCTGATTGTCAAGATGATTTGCTGAATTCTGTTCTATCTGCAGAACCGTCTTGGATAGAAATGCGAAATTTGGGTGTGGGACTGTGGTATATGAATGCGTCACAACTGCGAACAAGG ATGGAGAAATTGGCAAGATTGCAATATCTGAAGAAAAAGGACCCAAAGGACTGTGCACTTCTATATTTAGCATTGAATCGACTTCAAGTTTTGGCTGGCCTTTTTAAAATTAGCAAATATGAGAAAGATAAATTGCTGGTTGGATTTCTTTCACGCAATTTCCAG gaagaaaaaaataaagctgCTGCACTGAAGAATGCCTATGTTTTAATGGGAAGACATCAGTTGGAGCTTGCCATAGCATTTTTCCTGCTAGGAGGTGACCCTTCTTCTGCTGTCACAGTCTGTGCAAAAAACCTTGGGGATGAACAACTTGCTCTTGTCATTTGTCGACTTATTGAGGGTTATGGAGGGTCACTAGAGCGTCAGCTTATATCAAATATTTTGCTTCCTAATGCCATTGAGAAAGGGGACTACTGGCTTTCCAGCCTATTTGAA TGGACTTTAGGGAATTATTCTGATTCAGTCAAGGTACTATTTGATTTGCACAATGAGTCACTGATTGATAAGTCTGTAACACTGTGTGACCGTCCTGCCTTTTCAGACCCAAATATTGGTCAATACTGTGTTGTTCTTGCAGCCAAAAATAGTTTCAGAAATTCTGCTGGTGATGTTCTGGCTATGATTTTGTCTAAGTTTGGAAGATTGTTGGCTGCAAAAGCCTTAGACAGATGCGGACTCCCT CTTGAAGCATTGGAGTGCTTAtcctcttctttaatcattgaGGGTAAAGATCGAGGCAGTTTGATAGATATTGCAAGTCACAAGATTTTTCATGGAATACTGAATCCTTTCTCTAGTGGTGCTTGCAACTGGCTACTGGGAGATGTGGCTCTTGAATTGGAATCTAATGTTAAGTTAAATATGGCATTGCAATACATATCAAAAGTGCTAAGGGATCATCCAAGATGGCCTCTCAGTAATCTAGTCTCGTCCAGAGAAATGATTATCTACAAGAAGCATGATACTTACCAAGATGAAACTCAGACAGGAGAGTTGAAACATTACCTGAACAGGCTATTGTTCACGTTTGAACAGAAGTTCTCATCGAACTCAGTTGACTTAGCCAACATG ATCCTAATTTTTGCCTGCAACAAGGAATTATTATTTCTTGGATACCTAATGTTACAAGTCAATATTTCTCAAGAAGATGAAAATGATCATCATGGTCCTCGAAGTCCTTTCTTAAATCCTGCTCTTCCCAGGCTGCTTTTGAAGGCAAGCAGGGAAATATCCTATTTTGTTGCTCGATATGTTGTCTTCTGTTGTTTCTCTGATTCTGTACTGAAGCTGGTTTACAACAGAGATTTCACATCTGAAAAGGACATGTATGGTCTGGTTCATACTAGGGATTGTGTTCTGCAAAGTATAATCTACCAATTGAGGATTTTCAGGTTAATTTTAAAGCAGTATGATAGAGAATATTCTACAGAAGGTGTTGCTTTAAATTCCCGTTCTGTTCTTGATCTTGTTGaatattgtatatttttttcatcCACTTGGTTTAGGAGACATTTGAAAGGACTGATCTTGATGATCCATCCAATTTTAAATGCATTTGTCAATGGCCAGTCCTCGTTAGGAGGTATGGCAGGTGAACTAATGAAAGCTTTACATCAGACATCAGAGTTGATGTTTCATGATGCATCAGGAGATAGCATGGGATTTATCCCAGATGCTATTTGCCAACAAAAGCAGCTTGAACAAAGCAATTCTTTAATGCCTTCCATATCAGAAGATGAAAAGTGGCATCTTGTAGGGGCTTGTTTATGGATGCATCTGTCAAATTTCATGAAGAACCACTTTAGCAAGTTCCCAGTGACTGAAAGGCCCAAAGATGAGAACAGTATCATGGATCTGATAAGTCTATTCCCCCTTACTGTTGCTAAGTTACTAGCAGCCTCATTGTCTTATGTTTCCTCTTCTTTAGTAAAACAGCTTGCATCATTCCTTAGATGGAAAGCACTAAAGGGTTTACCTGTAACTACCATTGTATGGTTAGATGAGTGTAGTCAGTCTCAACCAGGCTTCTTACATCATTATTTAAATCAGGAAGTTGCTACTTCACAATTGCCCATTGAGGACAGCAAATCCTTTTTCAACATGTTGAGGGAAATTTCTTTGAATCCTCAGGATATTTGTGCAGAGTTTATAAAAGAAAGAGTTCCTTGTTTTCCCTGTACTAGCAGGAAGCTCTTTTCATCCTGGAAAGATATGCACGCGGATATCTTTGCTGAGTATGAAAATGCTGCTTCAACAAACAATAGATTGGAAGATAGTTGCACTGGTAGCATTCCTAATGACGGAGCAAAATCAATTCGTAGTGGCAGGGTCTTGGACACAGATGGCTTTGTGGAAACAAGATGGAAATGTTCAAGTTCCCCAAGAGACGCTACTTATTTTTGCAATCCAAAGGAAGTTGCTAAGAGAAGTGGGGAACTTATTGAG GCAATTTGTTTCAACTCCATCAATGAGCAACAAGTTGCGCTTGCAAGCAACCGAAAG AGTTTGTTCTAG